The following are from one region of the Rhizobacter sp. AJA081-3 genome:
- a CDS encoding ABC transporter ATP-binding protein produces the protein MSESRLPLLTVTELRVVLPTARGPAAALRGVSFALGAGEKLGLIGESGCGKSLTALALMGLLPEGALVEGSIRLAGQELVGLPEDAMARLRGDRLAMIFQEPMTALNPLHTIGAQVAEPLRLHRGLDRAAARAEALRLLDRVKLPEAAKRLDAHPHQLSGGQRQRVMIAMALACGPELLIADEPTTALDVTLQHEVLMLIDELVQGSGMALLLISHDLGVMARHVQRVAVMYGGTVVESGPTTAVFEHLAHPYTQGLYAARPRLGATRGTRLATIPGRVPELADLPAGCPFADRCGRVVDDCRRAMPPEVAVGIGHMARCLRVAVAVP, from the coding sequence ATGAGCGAATCCCGCTTGCCGCTTCTGACTGTGACCGAGCTGCGCGTCGTGCTGCCCACCGCGCGCGGCCCGGCCGCCGCGCTGCGCGGGGTGTCGTTCGCGCTGGGCGCCGGCGAGAAGCTCGGCCTGATCGGAGAGAGCGGCTGCGGCAAGTCGCTCACCGCGCTGGCGCTGATGGGCCTGCTGCCCGAGGGCGCGCTGGTCGAGGGCAGCATCCGGCTCGCCGGCCAGGAGCTGGTGGGGCTGCCCGAGGACGCCATGGCGCGCCTGCGCGGCGATCGCCTGGCGATGATCTTCCAGGAGCCGATGACCGCGCTGAACCCGCTGCACACGATCGGCGCGCAGGTGGCCGAGCCGCTGCGACTGCACCGCGGCCTCGATCGTGCCGCCGCGCGGGCCGAGGCGCTGCGCCTGCTCGACAGGGTAAAGTTGCCCGAGGCCGCGAAGCGCCTCGATGCCCACCCGCACCAGCTCAGCGGCGGCCAGCGGCAGCGCGTGATGATCGCCATGGCCCTGGCCTGCGGGCCCGAGCTGCTGATTGCCGACGAACCGACCACTGCGCTGGACGTCACCCTGCAGCACGAGGTGCTGATGCTCATCGACGAGCTGGTGCAAGGCAGCGGCATGGCCCTGCTGCTGATCAGCCACGACCTCGGCGTGATGGCGCGCCACGTGCAGCGTGTGGCGGTGATGTACGGCGGCACGGTGGTCGAGTCCGGCCCCACGACGGCGGTGTTCGAGCACCTCGCGCACCCTTACACGCAAGGCCTGTACGCGGCTCGTCCGCGGCTGGGCGCCACGCGCGGCACGCGGCTGGCCACCATCCCCGGGCGCGTGCCCGAGCTGGCCGACCTGCCCGCGGGCTGCCCCTTCGCCGACCGCTGCGGGCGGGTCGTCGACGACTGCCGGCGTGCGATGCCGCCCGAAGTGGCGGTCGGAATCGGGCACATGGCGCGCTGCCTGCGCGTTGCGGTGGCCGTGCCATGA
- a CDS encoding NAD-dependent epimerase/dehydratase family protein: MDTLSTLPATRRSVLVLGANGRFGAAAALAFRDAGWRVLAQVRRTPAAPAAGIEAVTVPITDTEALARAAAGASVVIHAVNPLYTRWDEEAMPLLEAGLAVAQRLGAHFMLPGNVYNFGEQMPPLLREDTPQRPSTRKGEQRVAMEAAIARACERGTITGTVIRAGDFFGAGSGSWLDLAIAKSLREGKLVYPGPLGLAHAWAYLPDLACAFVAVADSGGAGFRTLHFAGHTLTGTELLAALEQAATELGIAPARGFRHGGMPWGFIRAVGLVHPMWRELARMSYLWRVPHALDGRRLATLYSVRQTPLPQALRAALIELGLADANRAIVAA; the protein is encoded by the coding sequence ATGGACACCCTCTCGACCCTCCCCGCCACACGCCGCAGCGTGCTCGTGCTCGGCGCCAACGGGCGCTTCGGCGCCGCCGCCGCGCTGGCCTTCCGCGATGCCGGCTGGCGCGTGCTGGCTCAGGTGCGGCGAACGCCGGCCGCGCCCGCCGCCGGCATCGAGGCAGTGACCGTGCCGATCACCGACACCGAGGCGCTGGCCCGCGCCGCCGCGGGCGCCAGCGTCGTGATCCACGCCGTCAACCCGCTGTACACCCGCTGGGACGAAGAGGCGATGCCGCTGCTCGAAGCCGGCCTGGCGGTCGCGCAACGCCTGGGCGCGCACTTCATGCTGCCAGGCAACGTCTACAACTTCGGCGAGCAGATGCCGCCGCTGCTGCGCGAGGACACGCCGCAGCGCCCGAGCACGCGCAAGGGCGAGCAGCGCGTGGCGATGGAGGCCGCCATCGCAAGAGCCTGCGAGCGCGGCACGATCACCGGCACGGTGATCCGCGCCGGCGACTTCTTCGGCGCCGGCAGCGGCAGCTGGCTCGACCTGGCGATCGCCAAGTCGTTGCGCGAGGGAAAGCTCGTCTACCCCGGCCCGTTGGGCCTCGCCCACGCCTGGGCTTACCTGCCCGACCTGGCGTGCGCCTTCGTCGCCGTGGCCGACTCCGGCGGGGCGGGTTTTCGCACGCTGCACTTCGCCGGCCACACGCTGACCGGCACGGAGCTGCTCGCCGCGCTGGAGCAAGCGGCCACCGAGCTGGGCATCGCACCGGCGCGCGGCTTCCGGCACGGCGGCATGCCCTGGGGTTTCATCCGCGCGGTCGGGCTGGTGCACCCGATGTGGCGCGAGCTGGCGCGCATGAGCTACCTGTGGCGCGTACCGCATGCGCTGGACGGCCGCCGCCTGGCCACGCTGTACAGCGTGCGCCAGACACCGTTGCCGCAGGCCCTGCGCGCCGCGTTGATCGAACTCGGCCTGGCCGATGCGAATCGCGCTATCGTGGCCGCATGA
- a CDS encoding toll/interleukin-1 receptor domain-containing protein, translated as MRVFVSHAWEDKPLALELAKLPPFIHAWVDVRELLGGQQLDPTIIEAIEDSHVFLALISKVSVGKRYVAKEVAWALEREAKKDRVFVLPVMLEPGIDFGKLRKPYKQLASRLFVSATERGEAGMAAARAALADTLFHWASDWLDRFEPRGDHDRRFVEGLEAQLVDYRVRLFAVKAALAWPLATLVQPEALAHLIAVKDRYNEFTDAFIPQLAKLDEEVRWRFGNAAQRAFKQLADFLLDEVFQGAAFALNDVIESINAYETVLAKDPAALAAAEKRRESRIAALEPVLAELVERCTEYIETLKP; from the coding sequence GTGCGCGTGTTCGTCAGCCATGCCTGGGAAGACAAGCCGCTCGCGCTGGAGCTCGCGAAGCTGCCGCCCTTCATCCACGCCTGGGTCGACGTGCGCGAGCTGCTCGGCGGCCAGCAGCTCGACCCGACCATCATCGAGGCCATCGAGGACAGCCACGTCTTCCTGGCGCTGATCAGCAAGGTGTCGGTGGGCAAGCGCTACGTCGCCAAGGAAGTGGCCTGGGCGCTGGAGCGCGAGGCGAAGAAGGATCGCGTCTTCGTGCTGCCGGTGATGCTCGAGCCGGGCATCGACTTCGGCAAGCTGCGCAAGCCCTACAAGCAGCTCGCCTCGCGCCTGTTCGTCAGCGCCACCGAACGCGGCGAGGCCGGCATGGCCGCAGCGCGCGCGGCGCTCGCCGACACGCTCTTCCACTGGGCCAGCGACTGGCTCGACCGCTTCGAGCCGCGCGGCGACCACGACCGCCGCTTCGTCGAGGGCCTGGAGGCGCAGCTGGTCGACTATCGCGTACGGCTGTTCGCGGTGAAGGCGGCGCTCGCCTGGCCGCTGGCCACGCTGGTGCAGCCCGAGGCGCTGGCCCACCTGATCGCTGTGAAGGACCGCTACAACGAATTCACCGACGCCTTCATCCCGCAGCTCGCCAAGCTCGACGAGGAGGTGCGCTGGCGCTTCGGCAACGCGGCGCAGCGCGCCTTCAAGCAGCTCGCCGACTTCCTGCTCGACGAGGTGTTCCAGGGCGCGGCGTTCGCGCTGAACGACGTGATCGAGTCGATCAACGCCTACGAGACGGTACTGGCGAAAGACCCGGCAGCGCTGGCTGCGGCGGAGAAGCGCCGCGAGTCGCGCATCGCCGCGCTGGAGCCGGTGCTGGCCGAGCTGGTCGAACGGTGCACCGAGTACATCGAGACCCTGAAGCCGTGA
- a CDS encoding DUF4198 domain-containing protein — protein MNRAFRLRSFALLLVASTPALAHDTWFHREARDASGRWTLSLGTGNQYPVLETPLAVESLQLAACRQADESAQALQPLRALDQALQLRTPPATGGLSCWAQSLPFELELPPDKIAVYLKEIHASPAVHAAWAGMRGRGLPWKERYAKHARIELPGTQARRAAAPGMAMDAVPLGEPAGWRRGDTASFQLLRDGQPLAGLAVEFRHERAPMGFWRITDAQGRVQTRLPLAGRWVLRGTDLRPSSERPGTWDSRFITLAFDVAAPMDQNGSSLSSNALSANHSAASTAMADEPPTNTPRW, from the coding sequence ATGAACCGAGCCTTTCGATTGCGCAGCTTCGCGCTCCTGCTGGTGGCCAGCACGCCGGCACTGGCCCACGACACCTGGTTCCACCGCGAGGCCCGGGATGCGTCGGGCCGCTGGACGCTGTCGCTGGGCACTGGCAACCAGTACCCGGTGCTGGAGACGCCGCTCGCCGTCGAGTCGTTGCAGCTTGCGGCCTGCCGCCAGGCCGACGAGTCCGCGCAAGCGCTGCAGCCGCTGCGCGCGCTCGACCAGGCCCTGCAGCTGCGCACGCCGCCGGCAACGGGTGGGCTGAGCTGCTGGGCGCAGTCGCTGCCTTTCGAGCTCGAGCTGCCGCCGGACAAGATCGCCGTCTACCTGAAGGAGATCCATGCCTCGCCGGCCGTGCATGCGGCCTGGGCCGGGATGCGCGGCCGCGGTCTGCCCTGGAAGGAGCGCTATGCGAAGCACGCACGCATCGAGCTGCCGGGCACGCAGGCCAGGCGGGCCGCCGCGCCGGGCATGGCGATGGACGCGGTGCCGTTGGGCGAGCCGGCCGGCTGGCGCCGCGGCGACACCGCGAGCTTCCAGCTGCTGCGCGACGGCCAGCCGCTGGCCGGCCTGGCCGTCGAGTTTCGCCACGAACGCGCGCCGATGGGCTTCTGGCGGATCACCGACGCGCAGGGGCGTGTGCAGACGCGGCTGCCGCTGGCGGGCCGCTGGGTGCTGCGCGGCACCGACCTGCGGCCTTCGAGCGAGCGCCCCGGCACCTGGGACAGCCGATTCATCACGCTGGCCTTCGACGTGGCCGCGCCGATGGATCAGAACGGCAGCAGCTTGAGCTCGAACGCCCTTTCGGCGAACCACAGCGCCGCCAGCACGGCGATGGCCGACGAGCCGCCGACGAACACGCCGCGCTGGTAG
- a CDS encoding ABC transporter permease, producing the protein MALFLLKRFASFVVTLAFASLVVFAVLDLLPGNAAQVMLGESATPESVEALSKKLGLDRPAPQRYLAWLAGLATLDVGNSQSYDTPIVELVAQRLAVTVPLALLAMALSTVLALAAGVYAASRHNRAGDLGVMAASQLGIAVPSFWFGILLVMLFAVKLPWFPAGGFPGWTEDEGGGLWDGLQALVLPAVALAVVQAAILARITRSAVLDVLREDFVRTARAKGLSRRAVLWGHVLRNAMVPVVTVMGLQFANLVTGTIVVENVFSLPGLGRLIFQAIGNRDLPLVQNIVMLLAATVIAINFVVDVLYAVIDPRLKGRAA; encoded by the coding sequence ATCGCCCTCTTCCTGCTCAAGCGTTTCGCGAGCTTCGTCGTGACGCTGGCGTTCGCCTCGCTGGTGGTCTTCGCGGTGCTCGACCTGCTGCCGGGCAACGCCGCGCAGGTGATGCTCGGCGAGAGCGCCACGCCGGAGTCGGTCGAGGCCCTGTCGAAGAAACTCGGCCTGGACCGCCCGGCGCCGCAGCGCTACCTGGCGTGGCTGGCGGGCCTGGCGACGCTCGACGTCGGCAACAGCCAGTCCTACGACACGCCCATCGTCGAACTGGTCGCGCAGCGGCTGGCCGTCACCGTGCCGCTGGCATTGCTGGCGATGGCGCTGAGCACGGTGCTGGCGCTGGCCGCCGGCGTCTATGCCGCCTCGCGCCACAACCGCGCGGGCGACCTCGGCGTGATGGCCGCGAGCCAGCTCGGCATCGCCGTGCCGAGCTTCTGGTTCGGCATCCTGCTGGTGATGCTGTTCGCGGTGAAGCTGCCCTGGTTCCCGGCCGGCGGCTTCCCGGGCTGGACGGAAGACGAAGGCGGCGGCCTGTGGGACGGCCTGCAGGCCCTCGTGCTGCCGGCCGTCGCGCTGGCCGTGGTGCAGGCGGCCATCCTCGCGCGGATCACCCGCTCGGCCGTGCTCGACGTGCTGCGCGAGGACTTCGTGCGCACCGCGCGCGCCAAGGGCCTGTCGCGCCGCGCCGTGCTGTGGGGCCACGTCTTGCGCAACGCCATGGTGCCGGTGGTCACGGTGATGGGCCTGCAGTTCGCCAACCTCGTCACCGGGACCATCGTGGTGGAGAACGTGTTCTCGCTGCCAGGCCTCGGGCGGCTGATCTTCCAGGCCATCGGCAACCGCGACCTGCCGCTGGTGCAGAACATCGTCATGCTGCTGGCCGCCACGGTCATCGCCATCAACTTCGTCGTCGACGTGCTCTACGCGGTGATCGACCCGCGGCTGAAGGGCCGCGCCGCATGA
- a CDS encoding aldehyde dehydrogenase family protein: MRETLPFATNEVFIGGRWRAASGGQTLPLANPSDGSTLAEIARGSADDVDAAVAAAQAALAGDWGRLTAAERGRLLATMGRKVLEHVEELARLEALDVGKPLKQGRADAVALARYLEFYGGAADKVMGETIPYLNGYTALTWREPHGVTGHIVPWNYPMQIIGRSVGAALAMGNACVLKPAEEACLTALAFARIAEEAGFPAGALNVVPGLGEEAGAALTAHAGVQHLSFTGSVATGRLVQAAAARNTIPVTLELGGKSPQIVFADADLDAALPFLVNAGIQNAGQTCSAASRILVERAVFDEVVARMAQRYRALRVGPALADLDVGPLISARQHEIVSHYLALARDSGLQVAAQGEIVHDAPAGGWYVRPTLVAGVPDRHALAQEEIFGPVQVVIAFDGEAEALRIANGTAYGLVAGVWTRDGSRQLRMARALKCGQVFVNNYGAGGGVELPFGGVGASGHGREKGFEALYGFSALKTVAILHG; this comes from the coding sequence ATGCGCGAGACCCTGCCCTTCGCCACGAACGAGGTGTTCATCGGCGGCCGCTGGCGCGCCGCGAGCGGTGGGCAGACGCTGCCGCTGGCCAACCCGTCCGACGGCAGCACGCTGGCCGAGATCGCGCGCGGCAGTGCGGACGACGTCGATGCCGCGGTGGCCGCGGCGCAAGCCGCGCTGGCCGGCGACTGGGGCCGACTGACCGCCGCCGAGCGCGGCAGGCTGCTCGCCACCATGGGCCGCAAGGTGCTGGAGCATGTCGAAGAGCTCGCGCGCCTGGAGGCGCTGGACGTCGGCAAGCCGCTCAAGCAGGGCCGCGCCGATGCCGTCGCGCTGGCGCGCTACCTGGAGTTCTACGGCGGCGCGGCCGACAAGGTGATGGGCGAGACGATCCCCTACCTGAACGGCTACACCGCGCTGACCTGGCGCGAGCCGCACGGCGTGACCGGCCACATCGTGCCCTGGAACTACCCGATGCAGATCATCGGCCGCAGCGTCGGCGCGGCGCTGGCGATGGGCAATGCCTGCGTGCTGAAGCCGGCCGAGGAGGCTTGCCTCACCGCGCTGGCCTTCGCGCGCATTGCCGAGGAAGCCGGCTTCCCGGCCGGCGCGCTGAACGTGGTGCCGGGGCTGGGCGAAGAAGCGGGCGCGGCGCTCACCGCGCATGCGGGAGTGCAGCACCTGTCGTTCACCGGCTCGGTGGCGACCGGGCGGCTGGTGCAGGCCGCGGCGGCGCGCAACACCATTCCCGTCACGCTGGAACTGGGCGGCAAGAGCCCGCAGATCGTCTTCGCCGATGCCGACCTCGACGCGGCGCTGCCCTTCCTCGTCAACGCCGGCATACAGAACGCGGGGCAGACCTGCTCGGCGGCCTCGCGCATCCTCGTCGAGCGCGCGGTGTTCGACGAGGTGGTCGCGCGAATGGCGCAGCGCTATCGCGCGCTGCGTGTCGGCCCGGCGCTGGCCGATCTCGACGTGGGCCCGCTGATCTCGGCGCGCCAGCACGAGATCGTCTCGCACTATCTGGCGCTGGCCCGCGACAGCGGCCTTCAGGTGGCGGCGCAGGGCGAGATCGTGCACGACGCGCCGGCCGGTGGCTGGTACGTCAGGCCCACGCTGGTGGCCGGCGTGCCGGATCGCCACGCGCTGGCGCAGGAAGAGATCTTCGGCCCGGTGCAGGTGGTGATCGCCTTCGACGGCGAGGCCGAGGCTCTGCGCATCGCCAACGGCACGGCCTACGGCCTGGTGGCCGGCGTGTGGACGCGCGACGGCAGCCGTCAACTGCGCATGGCGCGCGCGCTGAAGTGCGGCCAGGTGTTCGTCAACAACTACGGCGCCGGCGGCGGCGTGGAGCTGCCCTTCGGCGGCGTGGGCGCCTCCGGCCACGGCCGCGAGAAGGGCTTCGAGGCGCTGTACGGCTTCTCCGCTCTGAAGACGGTGGCGATCCTGCACGGCTGA
- a CDS encoding LysR family transcriptional regulator, whose translation MGTLDPNRFDWALVRSFLAVLDAGSLMGAARRLNAQQPTLSRHVAELEAQLGTPLFERTGRGVVPTAAALAIADAARQMEAGALTLSRSLATARNAETGTVRITTSEVAATWLLPPLLAQLQAQEPGIAVELVASNQLTNLLRREADIAVRMVRPAQASLVARKLGEIPIIAAAHRDYLARFGTPKRPEELAGHRLIGFDRDEGILRGFAAMGWPLTRDHFALRTDAQIAYGQLVAAGAGIGFVAQYNLRHWPGVVALLPQLAIPALPCWLAVHREIRASRLVRRVYDFLAEAIPPAIA comes from the coding sequence ATGGGTACGCTGGATCCGAACCGCTTCGACTGGGCACTGGTGCGCAGCTTCCTCGCCGTGCTCGACGCCGGCAGCCTGATGGGCGCGGCGCGCCGGCTGAATGCGCAGCAGCCGACGCTGAGCCGCCATGTCGCCGAGCTGGAGGCGCAGCTCGGCACGCCGCTGTTCGAGCGCACCGGCCGCGGCGTCGTGCCCACCGCGGCGGCGCTGGCCATCGCCGATGCCGCGCGGCAGATGGAAGCCGGCGCGCTGACGCTGTCGCGCTCGCTGGCCACGGCCCGCAATGCCGAGACGGGCACGGTCCGCATCACCACCAGCGAGGTGGCGGCGACCTGGTTGCTGCCGCCGCTGCTCGCGCAGCTGCAGGCGCAGGAGCCGGGCATCGCCGTCGAGCTGGTGGCCTCGAACCAGCTCACCAACCTGCTGCGCCGCGAAGCCGACATCGCCGTGCGCATGGTGCGCCCGGCGCAGGCCTCGCTGGTGGCGCGCAAGCTCGGCGAGATCCCGATCATCGCTGCCGCGCACCGCGACTACCTGGCGCGATTCGGCACGCCGAAGCGCCCGGAGGAACTGGCCGGCCACCGGCTGATCGGCTTCGACCGCGACGAGGGCATCCTGCGCGGCTTCGCAGCGATGGGCTGGCCGCTCACGCGCGATCACTTCGCGCTGCGCACCGACGCGCAGATCGCCTACGGGCAGCTGGTCGCCGCGGGCGCCGGCATCGGCTTCGTCGCGCAATACAACCTGCGCCACTGGCCGGGCGTGGTGGCGCTGCTGCCGCAGTTGGCGATCCCCGCGCTGCCCTGCTGGCTGGCCGTGCACCGCGAGATCCGCGCCAGCCGGCTGGTGCGGCGGGTCTACGACTTCCTGGCCGAGGCGATCCCGCCGGCGATCGCCTAG
- a CDS encoding aspartyl protease family protein, translating to MTRRLAALVLCAAALCGAARADSGRVPLTRVSLGEIGGWITLDVELGGQRGRWLIDTGASRNLVSPGLARRLGLQPRGAVSADTVLGQVRGGEVSLPPLRLGGFERPVQTALVMELATLIGAAAEGIDGVLGVPFLDGLQLDLDLRDWVASFRRSDSSACPAGSSALPLTRHRTLPVITLAVGEPAVARAYVLDTGNPAALLRVEANTPDAATPGLALPGGHRLTLLARATIGVQTRTDVPVLRVAAPALVKSFDGKLHGLAGTAFIDGARWRLDLAHDQLCVEAVSVATPGGFGLALERLSGELRLSTVLAGGPAAQAGLREGDVVTRWPGGDAGRPLAALWASVQGRDEIVVGVGEPVREVTLRRALFAPPAEP from the coding sequence GTGACGCGCCGCCTTGCCGCGCTGGTTCTCTGCGCCGCAGCCCTGTGCGGTGCGGCCCGGGCCGATTCCGGCCGCGTGCCGCTGACGCGCGTGTCGCTCGGCGAGATCGGCGGCTGGATCACGCTGGATGTCGAGCTCGGCGGCCAGCGCGGCCGCTGGCTGATCGACACCGGCGCCAGCCGCAACCTCGTGTCGCCAGGGCTGGCGCGGCGCCTGGGCCTGCAGCCGCGCGGCGCCGTCAGCGCCGACACCGTGCTCGGCCAGGTGCGCGGCGGCGAGGTGAGCCTGCCGCCGTTGCGCCTGGGCGGCTTCGAGCGGCCGGTGCAGACCGCGCTGGTCATGGAGCTGGCCACCTTGATCGGCGCTGCAGCCGAAGGCATCGATGGCGTGCTGGGCGTGCCATTCCTCGATGGGCTGCAGCTGGATCTCGACCTGCGCGACTGGGTGGCGAGCTTCCGGCGCAGCGACTCCTCGGCGTGCCCTGCCGGCAGCAGCGCCCTCCCGTTGACGCGGCACCGCACGCTGCCGGTGATCACGCTCGCGGTGGGCGAGCCGGCCGTGGCGCGTGCCTACGTGCTCGACACCGGCAACCCGGCCGCGCTGCTGCGTGTCGAGGCCAACACGCCCGACGCCGCTACGCCCGGGCTGGCCCTGCCCGGCGGCCACCGCTTGACGCTGCTGGCGCGGGCCACGATCGGCGTGCAGACGCGCACGGACGTGCCGGTGCTGCGCGTCGCCGCGCCGGCGCTGGTGAAGAGTTTCGACGGCAAGCTGCACGGCCTGGCCGGCACCGCCTTCATCGATGGCGCACGCTGGCGGCTCGACCTGGCGCACGACCAGCTGTGTGTCGAAGCCGTCAGCGTGGCAACGCCGGGCGGCTTCGGGCTCGCGCTGGAACGCCTCAGCGGCGAGCTGCGGCTGTCCACGGTCCTCGCCGGCGGCCCGGCGGCGCAGGCCGGCCTGCGCGAAGGCGACGTCGTGACGCGCTGGCCCGGCGGCGACGCGGGTCGCCCACTCGCGGCGCTGTGGGCCTCGGTGCAGGGGCGCGACGAGATCGTCGTCGGCGTGGGCGAGCCGGTGCGCGAGGTGACGCTGCGCCGTGCGCTGTTCGCACCGCCCGCCGAGCCTTGA
- a CDS encoding ABC transporter permease — MSFWQRALRHRSFVAGGVLVAALIVLALLSFVWTPHSATEIDVPNKLLPPSATHWLGTDSLGRDIVSLLIVGARASIAVGLIAVGIGITVGVALGLLAASRRGWVEELVMRLSDFSIAFPALLTAIMLTAIYGPGLVTSIVAIGIFNIPEFARITRASANAVWTREFVLAARACGKGAWRITLEHVLPNIASVLIVQATIRFAIAILAEAALSYLGLGTQPPTPSWGRMLNEGQSMMYQAPLLAVWPGLAIVLSVLGLNLMGDGLRDLLDPRLARQR, encoded by the coding sequence ATGAGCTTCTGGCAGCGTGCGCTGCGTCACCGCAGCTTCGTCGCTGGCGGCGTGCTGGTGGCCGCGCTGATCGTTCTGGCGCTGCTGTCCTTCGTGTGGACGCCGCACTCGGCCACCGAGATCGACGTTCCGAACAAGCTGCTGCCGCCCTCGGCCACGCACTGGCTGGGCACCGACAGCCTGGGGCGCGACATCGTCTCGCTGCTCATCGTCGGCGCGCGCGCCTCCATCGCGGTGGGCCTGATCGCCGTGGGCATCGGCATCACGGTGGGCGTGGCGCTGGGGCTGCTCGCCGCGTCGCGGCGCGGCTGGGTCGAGGAGCTGGTGATGCGCCTGTCGGACTTCAGCATCGCCTTCCCGGCGCTGCTCACCGCGATCATGCTGACGGCAATCTACGGGCCGGGGCTGGTGACCTCGATCGTGGCCATCGGCATCTTCAACATCCCGGAGTTCGCGCGCATCACGCGGGCCTCGGCCAACGCGGTGTGGACGCGCGAGTTCGTGCTCGCCGCGCGCGCCTGCGGCAAGGGCGCCTGGCGCATCACCCTCGAGCACGTGCTGCCGAACATCGCCTCGGTGCTGATCGTGCAGGCGACGATCCGCTTCGCCATCGCCATCCTCGCCGAGGCCGCGCTGAGCTACCTCGGCCTGGGCACGCAGCCGCCCACGCCGAGCTGGGGCCGCATGCTCAACGAGGGCCAGAGCATGATGTACCAGGCGCCGCTGCTGGCCGTCTGGCCGGGACTGGCGATCGTGCTCAGCGTGCTCGGCCTGAACCTGATGGGCGACGGCCTGCGCGACCTGCTCGACCCGCGCCTGGCTCGGCAGCGTTAG
- a CDS encoding HupE/UreJ family protein, which yields MSLALRWLAWCAASFWLAAPALAHKPSDSYLSITQTATALTGQWDIALRDLDFAIGLDADGNGEITWGEVRSHHADIAAYALARLAVEGDGQPCVVRAGEQLIDQHTDGAYSVIPLQLSCPGAPAQLRLTYRLFADIDPQHRGLLRLEAQGQSRAAVLGPSAPTQAFDLAQPSRIGQFADYAREGVWHIWIGYDHILFLLSLLLPAVLAWRAARWQPAANFRDAFVDVLKIVTAFTLAHSITLSLATLGLISLPSRWVESAIAASVVLAALNNLWPLFHGRRWAMAFAFGLIHGFGFASVLADLGLPQGTLALALVGFNVGVELGQLAIVAAFLPLAFMLRDTRFYQRGVFVGGSSAIAVLAALWFAERAFELKLLPF from the coding sequence ATGAGCCTCGCCCTTCGCTGGCTGGCCTGGTGCGCCGCGTCGTTCTGGCTCGCCGCGCCCGCGCTGGCGCACAAGCCCTCCGACAGCTACCTGAGCATCACGCAGACGGCCACCGCCCTCACCGGCCAGTGGGACATCGCGCTGCGCGACCTCGACTTCGCCATCGGCCTGGACGCCGACGGCAACGGCGAGATCACCTGGGGCGAGGTGCGCTCGCACCATGCCGACATCGCCGCCTATGCGCTCGCGCGCCTGGCCGTCGAGGGCGACGGCCAGCCCTGCGTGGTGCGCGCCGGTGAACAACTGATCGACCAGCACACCGACGGCGCCTACTCCGTCATCCCGCTGCAGCTGAGCTGCCCGGGTGCGCCGGCCCAGTTGCGGCTGACCTACCGGCTGTTCGCCGACATCGACCCGCAGCATCGCGGGCTGTTGCGCCTGGAGGCGCAGGGGCAGTCGCGCGCGGCCGTGCTCGGCCCGAGCGCGCCGACCCAGGCCTTCGATCTCGCGCAGCCCAGCCGGATCGGCCAGTTCGCCGACTACGCGCGCGAAGGCGTGTGGCACATCTGGATCGGCTACGACCACATCCTGTTCCTGCTCTCGCTGCTGCTGCCGGCCGTGCTCGCCTGGCGGGCGGCGCGCTGGCAGCCGGCAGCGAACTTCCGCGACGCCTTCGTCGACGTGCTGAAGATCGTCACCGCGTTCACATTGGCGCACTCGATCACGCTGTCGCTGGCCACGCTGGGCTTGATCTCGCTGCCCTCGCGCTGGGTCGAGTCGGCCATCGCCGCGTCGGTGGTGCTGGCGGCGCTGAACAACCTGTGGCCGCTGTTCCATGGCCGCCGCTGGGCAATGGCCTTCGCCTTCGGACTGATCCACGGGTTCGGCTTCGCCAGCGTGCTGGCCGACCTGGGCCTGCCACAGGGAACGCTGGCCCTCGCGCTGGTCGGCTTCAATGTGGGCGTGGAACTCGGCCAGTTGGCCATCGTGGCGGCCTTCCTGCCGCTGGCCTTCATGCTGCGCGACACGCGCTTCTACCAGCGCGGCGTGTTCGTCGGCGGCTCGTCGGCCATCGCCGTGCTGGCGGCGCTGTGGTTCGCCGAAAGGGCGTTCGAGCTCAAGCTGCTGCCGTTCTGA